The Nitrospira sp. DNA segment ACGGGATCAGGCCCGCTGGAATAGGTCGTCGAGACGACTGTATCGAGCGGGATCATTGATGTCTCTCGACCATTCAATGTTCGAACATAGATCTTGCTGATATCGGCCGGGCGCGATCGATACTGGGGCTCGGCTTCGGTCTGCACTCGATAGACACGACCGAATTTCACAAAATCGTTGATGTACAGGTTGCCGAAATAGGCCTGAAGCGTGTCGAACACTTCGGAGATGGGCACACCGAGCGCCTTGGCCCTCTCTCGATTGATCTTGGCGTGCACGCGAGGCGCGCTCACGCGAAAACTGGTACTGACCGCTCCGATCGCCGGATCCTGGCGTGCCTTTTCGACGAACTCCTGAGCGACCGCGCCGAACTGCTGAAAATCCCCGCCGCTCGGATCTTGTAGCTGCACGGAAAACCCGCCGGTGGCGCCCAGACCCCGGATCGAGGGAGCATTAAACGCCAGGATCAGCGAACCGGGTATCTTCGCAAACTCTCCGAACGCGCTCCCAATCAACGCCTTGACATGGTCCTGCTTGCCCTTCCGTTCATCCCAATGTTTGAGGGGCGCGAAGAGAGTCGCCGTATTGGTTCCTCTGGTATTAAAGACGAAGTTCTGTCCCGAGAGCGCTTGTGTTGCATAGATCGCCGGCAAGGTATGGTAGTACTGCTCGATTCGATCGACGACCGCGTCTGTCCGCTTTTTCGACGCCCCATCAGGCAGCTGAACGACGGTAATAAAATACCCCTGGTCCTCTTCCGGTAGGAAGGCCATAGGAATCATCGTGAACAATCTCACGGTGACACCGATCACGACCGCGCACAGCGCGAGCGAGAGCACGATGTGTTTCAACGTGAAACTCACGCCTGTTGCATACCGCTCTTGAACCCACCCGAACATCCGGTTAAACAGCTCAAAGAAGCCTGTGCGTGGCCCATGACTCGGCTTCAGCACGAGGGCGCAGAGGGCGGGGCTGAGCGTCAGTGCGACGAACCCGGAGATCGCGACGGAGACCGCAATCGTGATCGCAAACTGCTTGTACAATTGGCCGGTGATGCCTCCGAGAAATCCCACCGGCACAAAGACCGCGCACAGTACCAGCACGATGGCGATCACAGGGCCGGCCACCTCTCCCATGGCCTTCTTGGCCGCATTTTTCCGTGACAGTCCATTCGCCAGATGACGCTCCACGTTCTCCACGACCACAATGGCATCATCCACCACAATTCCGATGGCGAGCACCAAGCCGAAGAGGGTGAGGGTATTGATGGAGAACCCGAGAACCGCCATTCCGGCAAAAGTTCCGATCAGCGAGACCGGAACCGCCAGAACGGGAATCAATGTCGCGCGCCAGCTTTGAAGAAAGAGGTACACCACCAGGATGACCAAGACCATGGCTTCCCCCAAGGTCTTCACCACTTCCTTGATGGAGACATCGACAAAGCGCGTCGTGTCGTAGGGAATGTCATAGGTGACGCCGGGCGGAAAAATACGACTGAGCCTCTCCATTTCGGCGCGAATTCCCTTGACCGTGTCGAGGGCGTTGGCGCCGGGTAAGAGAAAAGTGAGCAGCAGCGCGGTAGGTTTACGGTTATAGCGGCCTTCGAGCACGTAGGATTGCGCTCCCAACTCGACCCGCGCCACGTCTTTGAGACGAACCATCGACCCGTTCGGCATTGCGCGAACGATCATATCCTCGAATTCGCGCACGTCGGTCATGCGCCCCTCGGTGATGAGCGGAAGCGTGAGTTCTGTAGGAATCGGCATGGGCTCCCGTCCGACGGTTCCAGCGGGAAAGTCACGGTTCTGTTCGCGCACCACATTCGCGATGTCGGTCGGCGTCAGGCCCAACTGCGCCATACGCACCGGATCGAGGATAAGCCGCATGCTGTAGTTCTGCTGCCCGAAGACCTGCGCATCGCCGACGCCGGGCAACCGCTTGATATTGTCGAGGATTCGCAGGATCGCGAAATTCGAGAGGAAGAGCGCATCTTGCTGCGGATCGTCGGAATTCAACACCATCACCGTCAGCAAATCCGGCGACATTTTTTTAACGGTCACTCCTTGACGAATGACTTCCGGCGGAAGCTGCGGCTCGGCCAGCTTCTGGCGATTCTGTGTCTGGACTTGCGCGATATCCACGTTCGTGCCGATTTCGAAGGTGAGCTTGATGGTCACGTGACCGTCGTTCGTACTCGTCGAATCGAAATAGAGAAGGTGGTCGATCCCGGGCAGCTGCAACTCGATGGGGCGGGCGACCGATTCCGCCACGACATCCGCGCTCGCGCCGGGATAGTCGGCTTCGATCTGCACCACCGGGGGAGTGATTTCTGGAAATTGAGCGATGGGCAGGGCCAACATTGCCACCAAGCCCACGACGATGATGACGATGGAAAGGACCGAGGCGAAAATCGGCCGGTCGATAAAAAAACTGAGGTTCATTTCGCCTGTTCCGCGCCGCCGGTCGGCGCCGGCGGCGTATCGGATTGTGTCGAGGCCACCGTGACGGGCTTGACCTGAGCTCCGGGCACGACTCGTTGGAATCCCTCCAACATGACACGCTCCCCGGCATGGAGCCCTTCCTCGATGAGCCACTGGTCTCCTTGCCAATCCGTCGCCTTCACGTCTCGGACCTCGACTTGGTCACCCTGACCGACGACATAGACAACCGCGCCTTTCGGTCCCTGCTGAACCGCGCGCTGAGGAACAAGAATGGCATTGGGTTTCGACACTCCGTGAAAGCGCACGGTCACGAACTGGCCGGGCAACAACACCCGATCAGGGTTCGGGAACACCACTCGCGCTTGCCGGGAACCGGTCTGGACCTGCAACCCGATTTCAGCAAAATCCAACACACCCTCATGCGCATAGGTCGTTCCGTCCACGAAGATCATGGTGCCCGTCAACTTGTAGATTCCCGGGTGCTGAATCCGTTTCGAAAGGGTGTCCCGTCTTCGTTTGAGGAGAAAACTCTCCGGTGCGCTCACGATCACATACATGGGATCGACCTGATGAATGACGGTCAGGAGGTCTGTCTGCGCAGTGACCAATCGCCCTTGGTAGTACCGGGTTCGTTCGATCAAGCCGTCGACCGGAGCCGTGATGACGGTATTGTCCAAATCGAACTTGGCCTTGACCAAATCCCCCTTTGCCGCCTCCAGCGCGGCCCGCGCGGCAAGATCTTCCGCGACTGCATCGTCGACGTCTTTCTGACTGACGGCATCTTCGACGAGCAACGGCTTGACGCGCGCCAGATCTTGCTTGGCTTGGACGAGCCGCGCTTCAGCTTGCGCGACTCGTCCCTTCGCGCTCACGAATGCCGCCTGGAAGGGCACAGGATCGATCTCGTAGAGACGGTCACCTTGCTTGACGTCGCGCCCCTCGGGGAAAAACCGTTGCTTGATGATGCCGGTGACTTGCGGACGAATCTCGACGATACTCGACGCCTCGGCTTGCCCGATAAACTCCGGTTCATCGGGAACAGTCTGAGTGGTGACTTGGACGACCTGCACTTCGGGAATCGGACGAGGCGCGGAGGAGCCGGCTTCGCCTTTGCACCCAAACAAGCCGGATGCTCCGACGAAAAGAGTTACGCCTAACGTGAGTCTCTTGCGGGTCGTCTCATCCATGACATTGCGCACTTGGCAGACTGTGGAAAAACCCTCCGTTCATCCTTCGAGAGCCTCAGGACGAACGGAGCGCTCGCTGCATTTACTGAGGCTTTCCGTTCGTGCTGAGCGTGTCGAAGCACACAAATCGAGTTTTCCGCAGCCAGTTAGACAGGCGCAGTATGGCCTACTGAACTCCCAATCCTCAAGAGCGACGCCGGCAGGCTCACCTACCACACAAAGCTGATGCCGGAAGAGATAGCCGTCAGGCGCGCCTCACCGGTCAAAGGACCGAGAGTCGGGCTAGCTCACGTTCTTCATGACGGTCCGTGACGAACTCGGGACGGGGCGCGTCTTGATGCGCCCGGGGAGGGTGGGTGTAAACATGAGACGCCAGGCGAGACGGTTCGACAGGCTCACCGTCCTGAGTGGTGCCGAAGGACGGGCACGCGGAGCCTGGGGACTGACACCCTTCACCGCGTCTGCGCTGGGTGTCTGTCCCCGTCCGTACAGGCACAGGCACCGTCAAGTGTCTGGATCATCTGGCGCACATCCAGATCCGGAGTCCTCTCGCCGGAGAATCCGATTCGGTTGAAGTACGCGTCGAGATCGATGGGGGTTAAGGGATTCACACGTTTCTCCATTGCTTACGATGCCCATCGCGTCAGCGGTATCTATGCGTGTCGGCGTCATTCGTGTGTCCGGCTCACGTTTGGGGTAACCTGCTGCCGGAGCGTGAAGCGCAGAGGGAACCCGCAAGCTGCCCTTGCGGGGGACCGGTTGACTATGAGGTTAGGCTGCAACAGATACTTTCATTTGCATTCCGCGCCTTTCGCTCCGCATGCTTTGCATTTCGTGTACGGAAACGAGCCTTCTGGACTGCGACCGAACAACAATTCAGCGTTCTCGTAAAAAAGGTGGTAGCAGTAATCGAAAACACCCTGGACGTTTAGCCCGGCGATGCCTCGGTTCTTGGGGTGATCCAAGTGATGGATAAGCGCGTTTGTGTGTTCCCGCAGCTCCGTCAACTCGGGAAACAACCGTGAACGGATTACGTTAATGCCCAAGGTTGCCTCTCGACACTTCGTGCAAGGAGTTGCTGGATCCTCGACGATGCAACTTTGAATCTGCCGCATCAGATACGTATCCGCCGAACGCGTGGCGAGTGCAACGACGTAAGCGCTCGACAGTTTTTCCATCCAATCGCGACCACTTGAGAAGGCGTTGTAAGCTCGCAGTGCAGTAGTTCTCTGGACGATCGCCATTGCAACTTGTACCGCGGGTCCTTCACCCGCTCTCAGGCCGACGGCTTCAATTGGGTGCGGCGAAAAGGCCAAATTGTCAGTGGTCGCGTCCATTTGAAGCATAACGCAAAGCTCAACCGCCGCTGCAAGCAAGCTGCTGAAGCGTTGGGTTAGCCCTGCTGCTTGATGCGTCGC contains these protein-coding regions:
- a CDS encoding efflux RND transporter permease subunit, encoding MNLSFFIDRPIFASVLSIVIIVVGLVAMLALPIAQFPEITPPVVQIEADYPGASADVVAESVARPIELQLPGIDHLLYFDSTSTNDGHVTIKLTFEIGTNVDIAQVQTQNRQKLAEPQLPPEVIRQGVTVKKMSPDLLTVMVLNSDDPQQDALFLSNFAILRILDNIKRLPGVGDAQVFGQQNYSMRLILDPVRMAQLGLTPTDIANVVREQNRDFPAGTVGREPMPIPTELTLPLITEGRMTDVREFEDMIVRAMPNGSMVRLKDVARVELGAQSYVLEGRYNRKPTALLLTFLLPGANALDTVKGIRAEMERLSRIFPPGVTYDIPYDTTRFVDVSIKEVVKTLGEAMVLVILVVYLFLQSWRATLIPVLAVPVSLIGTFAGMAVLGFSINTLTLFGLVLAIGIVVDDAIVVVENVERHLANGLSRKNAAKKAMGEVAGPVIAIVLVLCAVFVPVGFLGGITGQLYKQFAITIAVSVAISGFVALTLSPALCALVLKPSHGPRTGFFELFNRMFGWVQERYATGVSFTLKHIVLSLALCAVVIGVTVRLFTMIPMAFLPEEDQGYFITVVQLPDGASKKRTDAVVDRIEQYYHTLPAIYATQALSGQNFVFNTRGTNTATLFAPLKHWDERKGKQDHVKALIGSAFGEFAKIPGSLILAFNAPSIRGLGATGGFSVQLQDPSGGDFQQFGAVAQEFVEKARQDPAIGAVSTSFRVSAPRVHAKINRERAKALGVPISEVFDTLQAYFGNLYINDFVKFGRVYRVQTEAEPQYRSRPADISKIYVRTLNGRETSMIPLDTVVSTTYSSGPDPV
- a CDS encoding efflux RND transporter periplasmic adaptor subunit; amino-acid sequence: MDETTRKRLTLGVTLFVGASGLFGCKGEAGSSAPRPIPEVQVVQVTTQTVPDEPEFIGQAEASSIVEIRPQVTGIIKQRFFPEGRDVKQGDRLYEIDPVPFQAAFVSAKGRVAQAEARLVQAKQDLARVKPLLVEDAVSQKDVDDAVAEDLAARAALEAAKGDLVKAKFDLDNTVITAPVDGLIERTRYYQGRLVTAQTDLLTVIHQVDPMYVIVSAPESFLLKRRRDTLSKRIQHPGIYKLTGTMIFVDGTTYAHEGVLDFAEIGLQVQTGSRQARVVFPNPDRVLLPGQFVTVRFHGVSKPNAILVPQRAVQQGPKGAVVYVVGQGDQVEVRDVKATDWQGDQWLIEEGLHAGERVMLEGFQRVVPGAQVKPVTVASTQSDTPPAPTGGAEQAK